One segment of Penaeus vannamei isolate JL-2024 chromosome 3, ASM4276789v1, whole genome shotgun sequence DNA contains the following:
- the Acsf3 gene encoding malonate--CoA ligase ACSF3, mitochondrial isoform X1, producing the protein MLRIAVRTCTNFPNQWQYATRRWIHTSRVMRSVVPVFRRAEQYHDNVALTDQHGEHTYSQIYRFSGHLARLMQDVLGRDRVQERVAFLCPNDVSYVIAQWGTWMAGHIAVPLCPKHPHPQLEYVVKDSQASAIITTSDLAHKIKPILSGQQVIVLEEYFYKQSPVSKENEDSPDASPESIGDESSTAQWYGLDNEFYSLSDAMILYTSGTTGPPKGVVLSHKNVASQTSCLIQAWRWTSSDSILHCLPLHHTHGIVNALLCPLHVGARVVMLPEFSASKVWSHLLSLDTPVMSRVNLFMAVPTIYAKLIEEYEDKLVKNTRMIEYVKAVCMQNIRLMVSGSAALPVPILDRWKAITGHTLLERYGMTEIGMALSNPLKGTRIPGCVGTPLPGVEVRIAKFIPGKEEYEVLCAGNNQGTKVFTDGEAGELLVRGPNVFKEYWNKPEATKKEFTHDKWFRTGDTAQYIDGAYKILGRTSVDIIKSGGFKISALDVEQHLLDHPHITEVAVVGLPDITWGQKVAAVIVWQKKEPLDLVKLRNWARERMPHYQVPSVAITISEPLPRNNMGKVNKKQIVMDFFPDSMNQQ; encoded by the exons ATGTTACGAATAGCAGTAAGAACATGTACAAATTTTCCAAACCAATGGCAATACGCAACAAGGAGGTGGATCCACACCTCCAGAGTTATGCGATCTGTTGTTCCAGTGTTTCGACGAGCTGAACAGTACCATGATAATGTAGCATTAACCGACCAGCATGGTGAACATACCTATAGTCAAATTTATAGGTTCAG TGGGCACCTGGCTCGCCTAATGCAGGATGTCCTAGGAAGAGACAGAGTACAAGAGAGAGTAGCTTTCCTGTGCCCCAACGACGTATCTTATGTCATTGCTCAGTGGGGAACATGGATGGCAGGTCACATTG CTGTTCCTCTGTGCCCaaaacacccacatccacagtTAGAATATGTTGTGAAGGACAGTCAGGCATCGGCTATCATTACCACTTCTGATTTAGCACACAAGATCAAGCCAATTCTCTCAGGACAACAG GTTATAGTCTTAGAAGAGTATTTTTATAAGCAGTCCCCAGTtagcaaagaaaatgaagacagtCCAGATGCAAGCCCTGAGTCCATAGGAGACGAGAGTTCAACAGCACAGTGGTATGGCTTGGACAATGAATTTTACTCCTTGAGTGATGCCATGATTCTGTACACAAGTGGCACTACAGGACCCCCCAAAG GTGTTGTTTTGAGTCACAAGAACGTAGCTTCACAGACAAGTTGCCTAATCCAGGCATGGCGGTGGACCTCTAGTGATTCCATCCTGCACTGCTTGCCGCTCCATCATACCCATGGCATTGTCAATGCTCTTTTATGCCCACTACACGTTGGTGCCAG AGTTGTCATGCTACCAGAGTTTTCTGCATCAAAAGTTTGGAGTCACTTGCTTTCCTTGGATACCCCAGTCATGTCACGAGTGAACCTCTTCATGGCTGTGCCCACAATATACGCGAAACTGATTGAGGAATATGAAGATAAATTAGTCAAGAATACTAGGATGATCGAGTATGTGAAGGCTGTGTGTATGCAGAATATCAG GCTCATGGTTAGTGGCTCTGCAGCACTGCCTGTGCCCATCCTGGACCGGTGGAAGGCCATCACGGGCCATACGCTCCTTGAACGCTATGGGATGACAGAAATAGGAATGGCTCTCTCTAACCCCTTAAAAGGAACTAGAATACCAG gttGTGTTGGAACACCACTTCCGGGAGTGGAAGTAAGGATTGCAAAGTTCATTCCTGGGAAGGAGGAGTATGAGGTTCTTTGTGCTGGGAACAACCAGGGAACCAAGGTCTTCACTGATGGGGAG GCTGGTGAGCTGCTGGTAAGAGGCCCTAATGTGTTTAAGGAGTACTGGAATAAACCTGAGGCTACAAAGAAGGAATTTACTCATGATAAATGGTTCAGGACAG GGGATACTGCACAGTACATAGATGGAGCTTACAAGATCTTGGGGCGGACAAGTGTTGACATCATCAAGAGTGGGGGTTTTAAGATCTCAGCCCTTGATGTGGAGCAGCACCTCTTGGATCATCCACATATTACTGAAGTGGCTGTCGTTGGGCTTCCAGATATCACGTGGGGACAAAAG GTCGCAGCTGTCATTGTATGGCAGAAGAAGGAGCCCCTAGACCTGGTAAAGCTTCGGAATTGGGCACGAGAAAGGATGCCCCACTATCAGGTACCATCTGTGGCGATAACCATATCAGAACCCCTGCCACGCAATAATATGGGAAAGGTCAATAAGAAGCAGATTGTGATGGATTTCTTCCCAGATAGCATGAACCAGCAGTGA
- the Acsf3 gene encoding malonate--CoA ligase ACSF3, mitochondrial isoform X2: MSLLSGEHGWQVTLLEYVVKDSQASAIITTSDLAHKIKPILSGQQVIVLEEYFYKQSPVSKENEDSPDASPESIGDESSTAQWYGLDNEFYSLSDAMILYTSGTTGPPKGVVLSHKNVASQTSCLIQAWRWTSSDSILHCLPLHHTHGIVNALLCPLHVGARVVMLPEFSASKVWSHLLSLDTPVMSRVNLFMAVPTIYAKLIEEYEDKLVKNTRMIEYVKAVCMQNIRLMVSGSAALPVPILDRWKAITGHTLLERYGMTEIGMALSNPLKGTRIPGCVGTPLPGVEVRIAKFIPGKEEYEVLCAGNNQGTKVFTDGEAGELLVRGPNVFKEYWNKPEATKKEFTHDKWFRTGDTAQYIDGAYKILGRTSVDIIKSGGFKISALDVEQHLLDHPHITEVAVVGLPDITWGQKVAAVIVWQKKEPLDLVKLRNWARERMPHYQVPSVAITISEPLPRNNMGKVNKKQIVMDFFPDSMNQQ; encoded by the exons ATGTCATTGCTCAGTGGGGAACATGGATGGCAGGTCACATTG tTAGAATATGTTGTGAAGGACAGTCAGGCATCGGCTATCATTACCACTTCTGATTTAGCACACAAGATCAAGCCAATTCTCTCAGGACAACAG GTTATAGTCTTAGAAGAGTATTTTTATAAGCAGTCCCCAGTtagcaaagaaaatgaagacagtCCAGATGCAAGCCCTGAGTCCATAGGAGACGAGAGTTCAACAGCACAGTGGTATGGCTTGGACAATGAATTTTACTCCTTGAGTGATGCCATGATTCTGTACACAAGTGGCACTACAGGACCCCCCAAAG GTGTTGTTTTGAGTCACAAGAACGTAGCTTCACAGACAAGTTGCCTAATCCAGGCATGGCGGTGGACCTCTAGTGATTCCATCCTGCACTGCTTGCCGCTCCATCATACCCATGGCATTGTCAATGCTCTTTTATGCCCACTACACGTTGGTGCCAG AGTTGTCATGCTACCAGAGTTTTCTGCATCAAAAGTTTGGAGTCACTTGCTTTCCTTGGATACCCCAGTCATGTCACGAGTGAACCTCTTCATGGCTGTGCCCACAATATACGCGAAACTGATTGAGGAATATGAAGATAAATTAGTCAAGAATACTAGGATGATCGAGTATGTGAAGGCTGTGTGTATGCAGAATATCAG GCTCATGGTTAGTGGCTCTGCAGCACTGCCTGTGCCCATCCTGGACCGGTGGAAGGCCATCACGGGCCATACGCTCCTTGAACGCTATGGGATGACAGAAATAGGAATGGCTCTCTCTAACCCCTTAAAAGGAACTAGAATACCAG gttGTGTTGGAACACCACTTCCGGGAGTGGAAGTAAGGATTGCAAAGTTCATTCCTGGGAAGGAGGAGTATGAGGTTCTTTGTGCTGGGAACAACCAGGGAACCAAGGTCTTCACTGATGGGGAG GCTGGTGAGCTGCTGGTAAGAGGCCCTAATGTGTTTAAGGAGTACTGGAATAAACCTGAGGCTACAAAGAAGGAATTTACTCATGATAAATGGTTCAGGACAG GGGATACTGCACAGTACATAGATGGAGCTTACAAGATCTTGGGGCGGACAAGTGTTGACATCATCAAGAGTGGGGGTTTTAAGATCTCAGCCCTTGATGTGGAGCAGCACCTCTTGGATCATCCACATATTACTGAAGTGGCTGTCGTTGGGCTTCCAGATATCACGTGGGGACAAAAG GTCGCAGCTGTCATTGTATGGCAGAAGAAGGAGCCCCTAGACCTGGTAAAGCTTCGGAATTGGGCACGAGAAAGGATGCCCCACTATCAGGTACCATCTGTGGCGATAACCATATCAGAACCCCTGCCACGCAATAATATGGGAAAGGTCAATAAGAAGCAGATTGTGATGGATTTCTTCCCAGATAGCATGAACCAGCAGTGA